A section of the Arcobacter roscoffensis genome encodes:
- the ppk2 gene encoding polyphosphate kinase 2: MNLSDFEKTNYSGLYISKATHPVFGKKYIARFQFERKRYVKVLGYTKKDDLTKKTALELMKSFKESIVSKKAKENKKQVTSQTNTQVNDELEKLIKENQELIDILGDYKKLHPETLSYGIQKIYDLEELKRYQIELIKLQNYLEKENKRMIILFEGRDASGKGGAIRRITRYMNNKHYRVVALGKPTETQRNQWFFQRYIEHFPTGGEMVLFDRSWYNRAMVEPIFGFCTNEEHEIFMEDVVNFEQDLVRQGMILIKLYFSVSKEEQKRRFDRRINDPLRQWKFSEVDMQAQDLWDEFSEKKYEMLRRTTSRSAPWHIVRSDDKHKARLEAMKVILNSIDYDGRNYSLDFDPDEEVNISVQRELLQMRKSKNY; this comes from the coding sequence ATGAATTTGAGTGACTTTGAGAAAACTAACTATAGTGGTTTATATATTTCAAAAGCAACACATCCTGTTTTTGGAAAAAAATATATCGCTAGGTTTCAATTTGAAAGAAAAAGATATGTTAAAGTATTAGGTTATACAAAAAAAGATGACCTTACAAAAAAAACTGCTTTAGAACTTATGAAAAGTTTCAAAGAATCAATCGTGTCTAAAAAAGCAAAGGAAAATAAAAAACAAGTGACTTCTCAAACAAACACGCAAGTAAATGATGAATTAGAAAAACTAATTAAAGAAAATCAAGAGTTAATAGATATATTAGGGGATTATAAAAAACTTCACCCTGAAACTCTATCATATGGAATACAAAAAATATATGATTTAGAAGAGCTTAAGAGATACCAAATTGAACTTATCAAGCTTCAAAACTATCTTGAAAAAGAGAATAAAAGAATGATTATTCTTTTTGAAGGAAGAGATGCTTCTGGTAAAGGTGGTGCTATTAGACGAATCACTAGATATATGAACAATAAACACTATAGAGTTGTAGCACTTGGTAAACCAACAGAAACACAAAGAAACCAATGGTTCTTCCAAAGATATATCGAACATTTCCCAACAGGTGGTGAGATGGTTTTATTTGATAGATCATGGTATAACAGAGCTATGGTTGAACCAATTTTTGGATTTTGTACAAATGAAGAACATGAAATCTTTATGGAAGATGTTGTTAACTTTGAACAAGATTTAGTAAGACAAGGAATGATTTTAATCAAACTTTATTTTTCTGTATCAAAAGAAGAGCAAAAAAGAAGATTTGACAGAAGAATAAATGATCCTTTAAGACAATGGAAATTTTCAGAAGTAGATATGCAAGCTCAAGATTTATGGGATGAGTTCTCTGAGAAAAAATATGAAATGTTAAGAAGAACTACTTCAAGATCTGCTCCATGGCATATCGTAAGAAGTGATGATAAACATAAAGCTAGACTTGAAGCTATGAAAGTTATTTTAAATTCTATTGATTATGATGGAAGAAATTACTCATTAGACTTTGACCCTGATGAAGAAGTAAATATCTCAGTTCAAAGAGAATTACTTCAAATGAGAAAATCTAAAAACTATTAA
- the ppk2 gene encoding polyphosphate kinase 2 — protein MGQERNIINEEFKDQDEIDTNSDIKHDFKNKNRKKEELKQKGKKVQIWVKKETLEYERELTSLQIELLKLQNHVKEKGLKVLMIFEGRDAAGKGGTIKRITEHLNPRGARVVALEKPSDIEKTQWYFQRYTKHLPSAGEIVLFDRSWYNRGGVEPVMGFCSTEEHHEFLREVPEFEKMLVKSGIILMKFYFSVSKKEQARRFKKREVDPLKQYKLSPVDKESQNLWDKYTVAKFSMLMASNSDHAPWAVVRSDNKKKARLNCIKHILSNIEYPNKVHEVIDNTDDNILINGTKEIEIMEQENKFAKAQ, from the coding sequence TACAAACAGTGATATAAAACACGATTTTAAAAACAAAAATAGAAAAAAAGAAGAACTTAAGCAAAAGGGTAAAAAAGTTCAAATTTGGGTGAAAAAAGAGACTTTAGAGTATGAAAGAGAACTTACTTCATTACAGATTGAACTTTTAAAACTTCAAAATCATGTAAAAGAAAAAGGACTTAAAGTTCTTATGATTTTTGAAGGAAGAGATGCTGCAGGTAAAGGTGGTACTATCAAAAGAATCACTGAGCATTTAAATCCAAGGGGTGCAAGAGTTGTTGCTCTTGAAAAACCAAGTGATATAGAAAAAACTCAATGGTACTTCCAAAGATATACAAAACATCTTCCAAGTGCTGGTGAAATCGTACTGTTTGATAGATCATGGTACAACAGAGGTGGGGTTGAACCTGTAATGGGATTTTGTTCTACAGAAGAGCATCATGAGTTTTTAAGAGAAGTTCCAGAGTTTGAAAAGATGCTTGTAAAATCAGGGATTATTCTAATGAAATTTTATTTTTCTGTTTCAAAAAAAGAACAAGCTAGAAGATTCAAAAAAAGAGAAGTTGACCCATTAAAGCAATATAAACTTTCACCTGTTGATAAAGAGTCACAAAACTTATGGGATAAGTATACGGTTGCAAAGTTTTCTATGCTTATGGCTTCAAATTCTGATCATGCTCCATGGGCTGTAGTTAGAAGTGATAATAAGAAAAAAGCTAGATTAAATTGTATTAAACATATTTTATCAAATATTGAGTATCCAAATAAAGTTCATGAAGTTATTGATAATACTGATGATAATATTCTAATTAATGGTACAAAAGAAATTGAAATTATGGAACAAGAAAATAAGTTCGCGAAGGCTCAATAA